From a single Arachis hypogaea cultivar Tifrunner chromosome 3, arahy.Tifrunner.gnm2.J5K5, whole genome shotgun sequence genomic region:
- the LOC112789733 gene encoding transcription factor MYB102, translating into MGRVPCCDKNGLKKGPWTPEEDLKLTNYIQTHGPGNWRTLPKNAGLQRCGKSCRLRWTNYLRPDIKRGRFSFEEEEAIIQLHSVLGNKWSAIAARLPGRTDNEIKNYWNTHIRKRLLRMGIDPITHAPRLDHLLDVSSILRTLVANPSSLLSLQALLTHPQPFLFNPELLKLLAAATTPSTLMSTKNDQNNPDFASSSSSSSQNINNNNNDILQQILSGKLNQLVAPKEEFVTHGHFERPMSTMQGNVEGLMENNNNNFNVLQQDQVGFIGNQDLDNNNIANQNSFGYDSVLSSPNQMNSSSTYVNSSAEEESYCSELFKFQIPDTLDISDFM; encoded by the exons ATGGGAAGAGTTCCTTGTTGTGACAAGAATGGTCTCAAGAAGGGTCCATGGACCCCCGAGGAAGATCTTAAACTTACCAACTACATTCAGACTCATGGCCCAGGAAATTGGCGCACCCTTCCCAAGAATGCTG GTCTTCAAAGATGTGGCAAGAGTTGTCGCCTAAGATGGACAAATTACCTGAGACCCGATATCAAGAGGGGAAGATTCTCTTTTGAAGAAGAGGAGGCTATTATTCAGTTGCATAGTGTATTGGGAAACAA ATGGTCGGCAATAGCAGCAAGACTTCCAGGAAGAACTGACAACGAAATCAAGAACTATTGGAACACTCACATTAGGAAGAGGCTACTTCGGATGGGAATTGACCCAATTACCCATGCCCCACGCCTTGATCACCTTCTTGATGTGTCCTCCATTCTAAGGACACTCGTTGCAAACCCTTCTTCTCTTTTGAGTCTCCAAGCCCTATTAACTCACCCTCAACCCTTTTTATTCAACCCTGAATTGCTTAAGCTATTAGCAGCTGCTACAACTCCTTCAACTCTTATGTCCACAAAAAATGACCAAAATAACCCTGATTTTGCATCGTCATCCTCATCTTCGTCGCAgaatattaataacaataataatgatattCTACAACAAATCCTTAGTGGAAAGCTCAATCAGTTAGTTGCACCAAAAGAAGAGTTTGTTACTCATGGTCATTTTGAGAGACCAATGTCAACAATGCAAGGTAATGTGGAGGGCTTaatggaaaataataataataattttaatgtttTGCAACAAGATCAAGTTGGTTTCATAGGGAACCAGGATTTGGACAATAATAATATTGCAAACCAAAATAGTTTTGGGTATGATTCGGTGCTGTCAAGTCCAAATcagatgaattcatcatccaCCTATGTGAATAGCAGTGCAGAGGAAGAAAGCTATTGCAGTGAATTATTCAAGTTTCAGATTCCAGACACTCTGGATATTAGTGATTTTATGTAA
- the LOC112789734 gene encoding E3 ubiquitin-protein ligase UPL6-like, giving the protein MVCSLGIGRMEVMARFLAGSFSQTIADDFGRSAAEYICRELREADEVNLLDEEGVFGSAEGEGLLYWHHLGHMLMIVDNEEFYEHERPLSLKDIRSLIIILRQALWQLLWVNHTTNPNSLKSASANSASKRQSVEAIQQRVSTVVSELLS; this is encoded by the exons ATGGTATGTTCCCTTGGGATTGGAAGAATGGAAGTCATGGCAAGGTTTCTAGCTGGGAGTTTCTCCCAAACCATTGCAG ATGACTTTGGCAGGTCAGCTGCTGAGTATATTTGCAGAGAACTACGTGAGGCAGATGAAGTAAATTTACTTGATGAAGAAG GAGTGTTTGGAAGTGCAGAAGGAGAAGGCCTTCTGTATTGGCACCACTTGGG GCACATGCTTATGATAGTTGATAATGAAGAATTTTATGAGCATGAGAGGCCACTGTCACTGAAGGATATCAGAAGCCTTATCATTATATTGAGACAG GCTTTATGGCAGCTGCTGTGGGTAAATCATACCACAAATCCTAATTCGTTGAAATCTGCTTCAGCCAATTCAGCTAGTAAGAGGCAGTCTGTTGAAGCTATTCAACAGAGGGTTAGCACTGTGGTTTCTGAGCTTCTTTCATAG